TAGCTTAGCTTAACTAGCAAAATGACGCAAAGCAAACCAATGCAAGGAAGTAAGAAAGGCCGGCTTGAACATGACGTTCTCTTCGGCTCTGTCGCCGTGAGATGGACGCGACCGCGGCGACCGGACAGAGCGGACAGGACACTGAGGGGACAGCGAGCTTGCTTTCCAGGCGCGGAGAAGGATCCAGAAGGCCGCTCCACTCGGAGGTCGTCGCCAGCGTCACACTCGACAGTCCCTGGGGGATGTGTGGCACGCGTGCGCATTCCCAACAAAGTGCGCTTGAAAAAATGAAATAAGCTAAATGCGTTCAGATTTGCGTTTGCCGCCCCGCAGGTCGCAGTTGGAGCCCGCCAAGGACAGCGGTCCGGCGGAAATCCCGCTTTCCGGTAAGGGTGCCCCCTCCGCCGCCCCGGAAGTGATCCGTGCTGCGAGCTTGTCTGCCGCCTAGCGGCTCAGGCTGCTCTCCCCGCTCTGCCCCCCAGAGAAGCCCAGCATCACCATCCGGACCATCTTCAGTATCATCTCCACCACCGTCAACCAGAAAGAGTCCTCCAAGGCCAGCCATACACTGGGGACCGCGGGACCactgggccttgggctccccgctctgagggaggagggctgggggtcaggactgctggtctgagggaggagggctgggggtcaggactcctggtctgagggaggaggagggctgggggtcaggactcctggtctgagggaggaggagggctgggggtcaggactcctggtctgagggaggagggctgggagtcaggactcctggtctgagggaggagggctggggggtcatgactcctggtctgagggaggagggctgggggtcaggacgcctggtctgagggaggaggagggctgggggtcaggacgcctggtctgagggaggaggagggctgggggtcaggactcctggtctgagggaggagggctggggggtcaggactcctggtctgagggaggagggctggggggtcaggactcctggtctgagggaggagggctgggggtcaggactcctggtctgagggaggagggctggggggtcaggactcctggtctgagggaggagggctgggggtcaggactcctggtctgagggaggagggctgggggtcaggactcctggtctgagggaggagggctggggggtcaggactcctggtctgagggaggagggctgaggggtcaggactcctggtctgagggaggagggctggggggtcaggactcctggtctgagggaggagggctgggggtcaggactcctggcctgagggaggaggaggactgggggtcaggactcctggtctgagggaggaggggctgggggtcaggactcctggtctgagggagtaggagggctgggggtcaggattcctggtctgagggaggaggggctgggggtcaggactcctggtctgagggaggagggctggggggtcaggactcctggtctcgGGAGAGCTGGGGGGGTCAGGATTTAAGAGCCTGAGAGAAGATGGGCTGGTCCTAATCCctattctctcctccctcttacCCACCACTGCCTCTGACTCTTACCGCTCCTGTcccctgcccacccacagggccaTTCCTCTGAGCCCGGCGAGGTGACCATCTGCGTGACCCCTCCACGCTGTATCTCGCAGCACAGCCCTGCCTTCTCCTCGGTGGTGGCCTATGACCAGTTGGAGCAGATCCTGTGGAAGCAGGACATAGAAGACCTCATGGACACCCAGTCCACCACGCTGACGTCCTCTTTCTCCCCGAACATCCACTCCACCGCCTTCCACCGCTGCACGCCGTACCCCTCCATCCTTGGGCACAAAGTCAAGGCCCGGCCACCAGCCTCTCAGAAGGCCCAATCAATCCCTGTCACATCTGGGAAGACTCCGTTCTTTTTTGACCGTTCCCAGAAGGTCAAAACTGtaccccccacaccccagaaaGCTGCAGCTGGACCCGCTAGTCCCAAAAAGGCCATCAATAGCCTTTCCCCATCCCAGAACGCCCCGGTGGCAACTGCCCGCTCTCAGAAGGCCCCCCGTGTTCCTGTTCCATCTAAGAAGTTCCCCCCCGACCCTGTCCATGCCCCATCCCACAAGACCCCAGTTGATTCTCTCACAGCCCATAAAGCCCATCCTCTTTCCGTTACATCCCACAAGTCCCCCCGTATTCCTGTCCCCTCACGAAAAGTCCCATCTGTCATTGACCCTTCCCAGAAGGCCTCTCGTGTTCCTGTCCCATCCAAGAAGTTCCCCCCTGACCctgtccctgccccctcccacaaGACCCCAGTTGCTTCTGATGCAGCCCAGAAGGCTCCCTGTATTCTTGTCCCCTCAGAAAAGGTCCCATCTGTCACCGACCTCTCCCAGAAGGTCCCACTTGTTCCTGTTTCATCCCCAAAGGTCCCCCCTACTGTTCCTCTTTTGTACCAGAAGGTTCCCCGTGGCCCTGTCCGAACTCAAAAGGTTCGGCGGATCCCACGCCAGAAGGTCCCTCCTGTCCAATCCCAGAAGGCCCCACCTAGCCCATCCCAGAAGGTTCCCCCTGCCCCTATCATTCCCCCTAGTGCCCCAAACCGGAAGGCTTTCTTCCTGCCTACCTCATCCCAGAAAGCGCTGACCTCACCTGCCCAATACCAGAGAGCCTtcagcccccctccctcattggaAAAGACCCCTGCTGAGCCCAGCTTGTGGCTGGCAGGAAGTCAGCGTGGAGACCAGCTGGAGGGGCGCCAGCCAGAAGCGAGACCCATGCCCCCGGTGATGGTGAGTACCCAGAAGAAGGACGTGGTTGAGCGGAGGACCCAGGAGAAGTCCCTGGAGCTGCCCTTCAGCATGACCAAGAAGACGTCGGAGGAGGTCCTGGTGAGCCGGACCCGGGAGATGACCATCGAGGAGTTGAAGGGCACGGGGAAGTCGGAGGAGAGGGTCATCAAGAAGAAGGAGGAGACCACCATGGATCTGCCAGGCCTCAAGTCCAAGGGGACAGAGCAGAGGAAGATGTGGGTGCAGACCACGGAGCTGAGCCTGCAGGGACCCCCAGCGGAGCACAGGAGGCCCCTGTCTGTGGAGGGCCTGGCCTTGGCCAAGCTGATGATCATGGCCAGATCCCAGGAGCAGCATTCGAGACCCGCCGTCCTGACCCTGCCCTCCTGGCTCTCCATCAACGCTGAGAGGCCCCCTGTGCCTCAGGTGGCCTCCATGTCCCCCAAGCGCAGCCAGTTGTCTTGGCTGGAGGGGTCCCCAGTGGTGGTCAGAGAGCAGCCAGAGCCCGTCTCCTGGGTGGAACAGAGTCTGCAGCACTGGATGGGGATGGAGGAGTCTCGCTGGAGCCCAGAGGACCGCCCCAGGGTCTCCTTGCGGTCCTTGCCTGCATCCAACCGCCCAAGCTTAGAGGCCGCCCCTAAGCCTCCCATCCCTCTTCCTGCCACCAAGTGGGAGGACCTACCGCAGTCAACCACCCCACTACCCAC
The sequence above is drawn from the Tenrec ecaudatus isolate mTenEca1 chromosome 18, mTenEca1.hap1, whole genome shotgun sequence genome and encodes:
- the GARIN5B gene encoding Golgi-associated RAB2 interactor protein 5B; amino-acid sequence: MKRLRNLGFFDFLQGPPKWVPILGELQKTLQKGEYLPLHPLPMFESNFVQVTHQGGPVYLHHDSNRLTMGVASTLPSLGLPDILLIARPPEDKDSSSLILTRMIPMDLVHLYVHDLAAWRLKLRLATGRYYYLELDAPYYEGAFLFDCWIRLINQLREPASRGRARTPHELRPLHLSQHTPFASTWRLQAPSQIRHHPVAFAKYNLPYKQLFFHKRKAKVLKRTFKSQAVGDSVPIWSHLELTESRESPTEKQRSQLEPAKDSGPAEIPLSEKPSITIRTIFSIISTTVNQKESSKGHSSEPGEVTICVTPPRCISQHSPAFSSVVAYDQLEQILWKQDIEDLMDTQSTTLTSSFSPNIHSTAFHRCTPYPSILGHKVKVPRGPVRTQKVRRIPRQKVPPVQSQKAPPSPSQKVPPAPIIPPSAPNRKAFFLPTSSQKALTSPAQYQRAFSPPPSLEKTPAEPSLWLAGSQRGDQLEGRQPEARPMPPVMVSTQKKDVVERRTQEKSLELPFSMTKKTSEEVLVSRTREMTIEELKGTGKSEERVIKKKEETTMDLPGLKSKGTEQRKMWVQTTELSLQGPPAEHRRPLSVEGLALAKLMIMARSQEQHSRPAVLTLPSWLSINAERPPVPQVASMSPKRSQLSWLEGSPVVVREQPEPVSWVEQSLQHWMGMEESRWSPEDRPRVSLRSLPASNRPSLEAAPKPPIPLPATKWEDLPQSTTPLPTPRVEVLTRSPQQLVRVSQEPIQMSNQQPLAMMGTSPDILLPLILETKGGRDTAGPVEVPAQSRYLSASQPSLPS